The Halorientalis sp. IM1011 genome window below encodes:
- a CDS encoding riboflavin synthase, which yields MFTGIVERTGEITDVTDDEGGRRLTVAADLDDLHHGQSIAISGACLTVEEFGSDWFSLFLSAETLDQTYLGELTEGDLVNVERALPADGRFDGHVVQGHVDGTAEVTAIEQIDEDWEFRFSIPEELERYLVEKGSVTVDGISLTIADLASRSDAERASGEDGEPRAAEDDFGVAVIPATYEITTLSEKSVGDPVHLEVDVVAKYVERLLAADADLTASQTPYAERFED from the coding sequence ATGTTCACCGGCATCGTCGAGCGGACCGGCGAGATCACCGACGTGACCGACGACGAGGGGGGCCGCCGGCTGACGGTCGCGGCCGACCTCGACGACCTGCACCACGGCCAGAGCATCGCCATCAGCGGAGCCTGTCTGACCGTCGAGGAGTTCGGCTCCGACTGGTTCTCCCTGTTTCTCTCCGCGGAGACGCTCGACCAGACGTACCTCGGGGAACTGACCGAGGGCGACCTCGTCAACGTCGAGCGGGCGCTGCCTGCCGACGGCCGGTTCGACGGGCACGTCGTGCAGGGTCACGTCGACGGCACCGCCGAGGTGACAGCTATAGAGCAGATCGACGAGGACTGGGAGTTCCGGTTCTCGATTCCCGAGGAGCTGGAGCGGTATCTCGTCGAGAAGGGATCGGTGACTGTCGACGGGATCAGCCTGACTATCGCTGACCTGGCGTCGCGAAGCGACGCCGAACGAGCGAGCGGCGAGGACGGCGAGCCGCGAGCAGCCGAGGACGATTTCGGCGTCGCGGTCATCCCGGCGACCTACGAGATCACGACGCTCTCGGAGAAGTCGGTGGGTGATCCGGTCCACCTGGAGGTCGACGTGGTGGCCAAATACGTCGAACGCCTGCTGGCGGCGGACGCGGACCTGACGGCGAGTCAGACGCCCTACGCCGAGCGGTTCGAGGATTAG
- a CDS encoding rhodanese-like domain-containing protein — protein sequence MVEELAPSELQTKLEDGADVQVVDTRSPRQYTAGHIPGATNVPYGQLAGRIDEIDWGEEVVLVCQEGISSVQAGRLLESYEGIDDDATVASLAGGYDAWEFDLETED from the coding sequence ATGGTCGAGGAGCTTGCCCCGTCTGAGCTACAGACGAAACTCGAAGACGGCGCGGACGTACAGGTCGTCGACACCCGTTCGCCCCGACAGTACACCGCCGGTCACATCCCCGGTGCGACGAACGTCCCCTACGGGCAGTTGGCGGGCCGGATCGACGAGATCGACTGGGGCGAGGAGGTCGTCCTGGTCTGTCAGGAGGGGATCAGCTCCGTCCAGGCCGGTCGGTTGCTCGAATCCTACGAAGGCATCGACGACGACGCCACCGTCGCCAGCCTCGCGGGCGGGTACGACGCCTGGGAGTTCGACCTCGAAACCGAGGATTAG
- a CDS encoding HVO_0416 family zinc finger protein translates to MASAPSDDEIFDQFLTERGHETEQVGWDQSYNKKQCPECGGLHDTAATECSVCGWGPGN, encoded by the coding sequence ATGGCGTCAGCACCGAGCGACGACGAGATCTTCGATCAGTTCCTCACGGAGCGTGGGCACGAGACGGAGCAGGTCGGCTGGGACCAGAGTTATAACAAAAAGCAGTGCCCGGAGTGCGGTGGCCTCCACGACACCGCGGCGACAGAGTGCTCGGTGTGTGGCTGGGGACCGGGTAACTGA
- a CDS encoding helix-turn-helix domain-containing protein, producing MAEERSIEEVLDTIGDENAREILAAISIEPRSAKELAEECDLSLPTVYRRIEILEEHDLVKDRTLVADDGNHYKIYESNFDSTVISLEEEGEYRVRIYREENLPDRFSQLWDELNPE from the coding sequence GTGGCAGAGGAACGTAGTATCGAGGAGGTCCTCGACACGATCGGGGACGAAAACGCACGCGAGATACTCGCGGCGATCAGTATCGAGCCGCGCTCGGCCAAGGAACTGGCCGAGGAGTGTGATCTGTCCTTACCCACCGTCTACCGGCGCATCGAGATCCTCGAGGAACACGATCTCGTCAAAGATCGGACGCTGGTGGCCGACGACGGCAACCACTACAAGATCTACGAGTCGAACTTCGACAGTACCGTCATCTCGCTGGAGGAGGAAGGGGAGTACCGGGTGCGGATCTACCGTGAGGAGAACCTCCCCGACCGGTTCAGCCAGCTCTGGGACGAACTGAACCCCGAGTGA
- a CDS encoding helix-turn-helix transcriptional regulator yields the protein MSTSPLVNTLIQELSAGDDLEAASPEAPGTGQEDDPEQVLSSVMERLAVEESFEFDDEIVKQNLDEILIALIALRDGTHGKALIDDLSRLFDAQLSPGTVYPRLHDIEGDDVLSMHELVRTKEYSVADEDAARSQIEQAMYHHLALGLFLHDSLDEL from the coding sequence GTGAGTACGAGTCCGCTGGTGAATACGCTGATACAAGAACTCTCGGCCGGTGACGACCTGGAGGCCGCGTCACCCGAGGCCCCCGGGACCGGTCAGGAAGACGACCCAGAGCAGGTGTTGTCTTCGGTCATGGAACGGCTGGCAGTAGAGGAGTCGTTCGAATTCGACGACGAGATCGTCAAGCAGAACCTGGACGAGATCCTCATCGCGCTAATCGCGTTGCGGGACGGCACCCACGGGAAGGCGCTGATCGACGACCTGTCGCGGCTGTTCGACGCGCAGTTGAGTCCGGGAACGGTGTACCCCCGGCTCCACGACATCGAAGGTGACGACGTGTTGTCGATGCACGAACTGGTCCGAACGAAGGAGTATTCCGTCGCTGACGAGGACGCTGCCCGGTCGCAGATCGAGCAGGCGATGTACCACCATCTGGCGCTGGGCCTGTTCCTGCACGACTCGCTGGACGAGCTGTAG
- a CDS encoding ABC transporter permease → MSHADDAGSDTARRADGNGPVGDMRISLTRWLRKTSRNPYVTFSSLVQPVVFFVLMAEVLGAVAGPALAATVGDVHYVTYLTPAIVIQSALAAAAVSGIGLVDDMETGMFEKTLVSPMHRGAMFLGKVCSEVVRIVVQTLIILSLGYAMLALTTDAGTAGYLRTGLPGLVGIVAVTVLFGGLFMAYSNVVALVTRDREATIMIANLLTFPLLFVSSAFLPLSVLPGWIRAVAVANPITYGVDGIRALMLGRDVLSVFDVTAFGGLWNTVVPAVAVLVACNLVLGAVALRLLGDAAKAAVD, encoded by the coding sequence ATGAGTCACGCTGACGACGCCGGGAGCGACACCGCCCGGCGGGCTGACGGGAACGGGCCGGTCGGGGACATGCGGATCAGCCTGACCCGCTGGCTCCGGAAGACCTCCCGGAACCCCTACGTCACGTTCAGTTCGCTGGTCCAGCCGGTCGTCTTCTTCGTGTTGATGGCCGAAGTGCTGGGTGCGGTCGCCGGTCCAGCGCTCGCCGCGACCGTCGGCGACGTTCACTACGTCACCTACCTCACGCCAGCCATCGTGATCCAGTCGGCGCTGGCCGCGGCCGCCGTCTCCGGGATCGGGCTGGTCGACGACATGGAGACCGGGATGTTCGAGAAGACGCTCGTCTCCCCGATGCACCGGGGCGCGATGTTTCTGGGCAAGGTCTGCTCGGAGGTCGTCCGCATCGTCGTCCAGACGCTGATAATCCTCTCGCTGGGCTATGCCATGCTGGCGCTCACGACGGATGCCGGGACGGCGGGGTACCTTCGGACGGGCTTGCCGGGACTGGTTGGCATCGTCGCCGTCACGGTGCTTTTCGGCGGCCTGTTTATGGCGTACTCGAACGTCGTCGCGCTGGTAACCCGCGACCGGGAGGCGACGATCATGATCGCGAACCTGCTCACCTTCCCGCTGTTGTTCGTCTCCAGTGCCTTCCTCCCGCTGTCCGTCCTGCCCGGCTGGATTCGGGCGGTCGCCGTCGCCAACCCGATCACCTACGGCGTCGACGGCATCCGGGCGCTCATGCTCGGCCGGGACGTGCTGAGCGTGTTCGACGTGACCGCCTTCGGCGGGCTCTGGAACACCGTCGTCCCCGCCGTGGCCGTTCTGGTGGCCTGTAATCTCGTTCTCGGGGCGGTCGCCCTGCGACTGCTCGGCGACGCCGCGAAAGCGGCGGTCGACTGA
- a CDS encoding PrsW family intramembrane metalloprotease, with amino-acid sequence MDDRRDPVESMDDGSIDLYEISEWEVRSGLDRFAQQLYHAGIVGLRWTVIVVAVLILGLQFLLGGFGLLVDPRVGVFVALSVVPAFVLAAYLWRADVTTAEPLEILVVTFLLGILFANFAGILNDSVGTSVQVIGSGFGLVPILGLIALYFLVVGPVEEAVKLLAVRMYAYRSPKFDAVIDGAVYGAVAGLGFATIENALYITNSLQSVAPGMNLIQAGSDIATIRALAGPGHVIYSAFAGYYLGLAKFNPDDAGPIVVKGLLIAAIIHATYNVSASVLVPVVAGATAVDSFVVFLSFVVLYDGLFVYLLLRKLSQYNDAYRRADRTEDVSGLDRTGWD; translated from the coding sequence ATGGACGACCGACGGGACCCGGTGGAGTCGATGGACGACGGGTCGATAGACCTCTACGAGATCTCCGAGTGGGAGGTGCGCTCGGGACTCGACCGGTTCGCCCAGCAACTCTATCACGCCGGTATCGTCGGGCTCCGATGGACCGTCATCGTCGTCGCGGTCCTCATCCTGGGACTCCAGTTTCTGCTCGGTGGGTTCGGGTTGCTGGTCGACCCACGGGTCGGCGTGTTCGTCGCCCTCTCGGTCGTGCCGGCGTTCGTCCTCGCCGCGTACCTCTGGCGAGCCGACGTGACGACGGCCGAGCCGCTCGAAATACTGGTCGTGACCTTCCTGCTTGGGATCCTGTTCGCGAACTTCGCCGGGATCCTCAACGACTCCGTCGGCACCTCCGTCCAGGTTATCGGCTCCGGGTTCGGTCTGGTTCCCATCCTGGGCCTGATCGCGCTCTACTTCCTCGTCGTCGGCCCCGTCGAGGAGGCCGTGAAACTACTCGCCGTCCGGATGTACGCCTACCGCTCGCCGAAGTTCGACGCGGTGATCGACGGCGCGGTCTACGGGGCCGTCGCGGGCCTCGGCTTCGCGACCATCGAGAACGCCCTCTACATCACCAACTCCCTGCAGTCGGTGGCCCCGGGGATGAATCTGATCCAGGCCGGCTCGGACATCGCCACGATCCGGGCGCTTGCCGGCCCCGGTCACGTCATCTACTCGGCCTTCGCCGGCTACTACCTCGGCCTCGCGAAGTTCAACCCCGACGACGCCGGCCCCATCGTCGTGAAGGGGCTGCTCATCGCCGCCATCATCCACGCGACCTACAACGTCTCTGCCTCGGTGCTGGTCCCGGTAGTCGCCGGCGCGACCGCCGTCGACTCGTTCGTCGTCTTCCTGAGCTTCGTCGTCCTCTACGACGGCCTGTTCGTCTACCTGCTGCTCCGGAAGCTCTCGCAGTACAACGACGCCTACCGCCGGGCCGACCGAACCGAGGACGTGTCGGGGCTGGATCGCACGGGCTGGGACTAA
- a CDS encoding UvrD-helicase domain-containing protein, with amino-acid sequence MTDTTPEVVRLFGGPGSGKTTALLDRVEQLQEEGADVRDILVVSYTRAAAAEIRERLAERLDMTPRALRGNVSTMHAKAYELLNLSRGDVVGESDKEDFCEEYGIEYEDENKGARRRSARSTTIGNKVIATSQWLQRTRRDVADWYDVPFKWNVEKVRLPPEEDPNSQTGNKYTPTWPSDDDRIDVPEAIRAWRGYKGENGLVGFADMLERVKQRSLLPNVEYLVIDEFQDITTLQYDVYEEWKPHMKRVLIAGDDDQVVYAWQGADPDLLLDEDVTEDEVLPNSYRLPSKILNVVNKEISHIDKRQEKDLEPRKEGGRVEAPPRPSMLDLVRNVRATLEEDEDSTSMILFRARYQMFQFIDEFIGEGIPFQCLTDQRMWTDRLTQYVRAVEALDQDDPVTALQARRLADMLADSAFGTGERDDLFDAIDEEQEAADTDDLAEITVEADFVREFVPFMPDPRAAADMLRKVTNFQERSVDAYFSGDYQGLATDAVRVGTIHSAKGREADHVFLATDLTEKVVEQMAATVEQEGREVPGVEEFTKHTDPVPTLTDNERRVFYVGMSRARERLVLLENLVDGAPTLPIDVLLENEPSDKTVEQLLDEAKNAVAVQ; translated from the coding sequence ATGACCGACACGACGCCCGAAGTGGTCCGCCTGTTCGGGGGGCCGGGGAGCGGGAAGACCACGGCATTGCTCGACCGGGTCGAACAGTTACAAGAGGAGGGGGCAGACGTTCGCGACATTCTCGTCGTCTCCTATACGCGTGCGGCGGCCGCCGAGATCCGCGAACGCCTCGCGGAGCGGCTGGACATGACGCCGCGTGCCCTCCGTGGGAACGTCTCGACGATGCACGCGAAGGCCTACGAACTCCTCAACCTCTCGCGGGGTGACGTGGTGGGCGAGTCCGACAAGGAGGACTTCTGCGAGGAGTACGGCATCGAGTACGAGGACGAGAACAAGGGCGCACGCCGCCGGAGCGCTCGCTCGACCACCATCGGCAACAAAGTCATCGCGACCAGCCAGTGGCTCCAGCGCACCCGCCGGGACGTGGCCGACTGGTACGACGTCCCCTTCAAGTGGAACGTCGAGAAAGTACGGCTCCCGCCGGAGGAAGACCCCAACTCACAGACGGGGAACAAGTACACGCCGACCTGGCCCTCCGACGACGACCGGATCGACGTCCCCGAGGCCATCCGCGCCTGGCGCGGCTACAAGGGCGAGAACGGCCTCGTCGGCTTCGCGGACATGCTCGAACGCGTCAAGCAGCGCTCGCTGCTCCCGAACGTGGAGTATCTGGTGATCGACGAGTTTCAGGACATCACCACCCTCCAGTACGACGTCTACGAGGAGTGGAAACCGCACATGAAGCGGGTCCTGATCGCGGGCGACGACGACCAGGTCGTCTACGCCTGGCAGGGTGCCGACCCCGACCTCCTGCTCGACGAGGACGTGACCGAAGACGAGGTCCTCCCGAACTCCTACCGGCTTCCCTCGAAGATTCTCAACGTCGTCAACAAGGAGATCAGCCACATCGACAAGCGCCAGGAGAAAGACCTCGAACCGCGCAAGGAGGGCGGGCGCGTCGAGGCCCCGCCGAGGCCCTCGATGCTCGATCTCGTCCGGAACGTCCGCGCCACGCTCGAAGAGGACGAGGACAGCACGTCGATGATCCTCTTCCGGGCGCGCTACCAGATGTTCCAGTTCATCGACGAGTTCATCGGCGAAGGGATCCCCTTCCAGTGTCTGACCGACCAGAGGATGTGGACCGACCGGCTGACCCAGTACGTCCGTGCAGTCGAGGCGCTGGATCAGGACGACCCGGTCACGGCCCTGCAGGCCCGACGGCTGGCGGACATGCTCGCCGACTCCGCGTTCGGGACCGGCGAGCGTGACGACCTCTTCGACGCCATCGACGAGGAACAGGAGGCTGCCGACACCGACGACCTCGCGGAGATCACGGTCGAGGCCGACTTCGTCCGCGAGTTCGTCCCGTTCATGCCCGATCCCCGGGCCGCGGCCGACATGCTCCGGAAGGTCACCAACTTCCAGGAGCGGTCGGTCGACGCCTACTTCTCGGGTGACTACCAGGGGTTGGCGACCGACGCGGTCCGGGTCGGGACGATCCACTCCGCGAAGGGTCGTGAGGCCGACCACGTGTTCCTCGCGACCGACCTCACCGAGAAGGTGGTCGAGCAGATGGCCGCGACCGTCGAACAGGAGGGCCGCGAAGTCCCGGGCGTCGAGGAGTTCACCAAGCACACCGATCCGGTCCCGACCCTGACGGACAACGAGCGCCGCGTGTTCTACGTCGGGATGTCCCGCGCGCGCGAACGGCTGGTTCTCCTCGAAAATCTGGTCGACGGCGCGCCGACGCTGCCCATCGACGTGTTGCTGGAGAACGAACCCTCCGACAAGACCGTCGAGCAACTGCTCGACGAAGCGAAAAACGCCGTCGCGGTCCAGTAA